The Fervidicoccaceae archaeon genome contains the following window.
TCGAGCGAGGTGGTCGAGAGAGCGATCGAGCTAATACTGACGCACGAGTCCGTGAGGGTCGTCTTCATGAACATATTCGGCGGGATAACGAGGTGCGACGAAGTGGCCAGAGGCATCGTAGAGGCTCTCCGAGCTCTGAGACCGAGCATTCCCTTCGTGATTAGGCTCACCGGCACGAACGAGGAGGAGGGGAGGGCCATATTGGAGGAGTTCTCGCGGGGAAGCGGGCTCGCGATCTACGTGGTCTCCACCATGGAGGAAGGGGCCAAGCTGGCGGCTCAGCTGGCCGGGGGATGAGACGTGGTCGTGCTGGTCAACGAGAGCACGCGCGTGGTCGTTCAGGGCATAACCGGGAGACAAGCCTCCTTCCACGTCAGAAGGATGCTGGACTACGGGACGAAGATCGTGGCCGGCGTCAGACCGGGCAAGAGAGGCGAGAGGGTCCACGGAGTCCCCGTCTATGATAGCGTCGAGGAGGCGGTGAAGGAGACCGGAGCCAACGCCTCAATAATCTTCGTCCCGGCCCCCGCCGCTCCCGACGCCTTCATGGAAGCTGTCGAGGCCGGTTTAGACTTGGTCGTCGTCATAACCGAGGGGATCCCGGTGCATGACGAACTCAAGATGTATTGGAGAGCCAAGGAGTCTGGCACCATCATGATAGGACCCAATACGCCGGGCGTGCTCAGCGTCGGCGTAGCGCACTTGGGGATCATGCCGACGGGCGCTTTCTCGCGCAAAGAGGGGGGAGGAGTGGGGGTGGTCTCGAGGAGCGGGACCCTGACGTATCAGGTCTGCCAGTACCTATCTCGCCTCGGAGTGGGTCAGACCACGGTGATAGGCGTAGGCGGCGACAGGATCACCGGGTTAGACTTCGTGGACGTCCTAGAGATGTTCGAAGAAGACGAAGAGACCAAGGGGGTCCTGCTGATAGGCGAGATAGGAGGAACGATGGAAGAGGAGGCCGCGAAGTTCATCGCGCGGGGATTCGAGAAGCCCGTCGTAGCTTACGTAGCGGGCGTCACGGCTCCACCGGGCAAGAAGATGGGCCACGCCGGCGCGATCATTGAGGGGAGGAGAGGAACGGCGGAGTCCAAGATAAAAGCGTTCGAGGAGGCGGGGGTC
Protein-coding sequences here:
- the sucD gene encoding succinate--CoA ligase subunit alpha gives rise to the protein MVVLVNESTRVVVQGITGRQASFHVRRMLDYGTKIVAGVRPGKRGERVHGVPVYDSVEEAVKETGANASIIFVPAPAAPDAFMEAVEAGLDLVVVITEGIPVHDELKMYWRAKESGTIMIGPNTPGVLSVGVAHLGIMPTGAFSRKEGGGVGVVSRSGTLTYQVCQYLSRLGVGQTTVIGVGGDRITGLDFVDVLEMFEEDEETKGVLLIGEIGGTMEEEAAKFIARGFEKPVVAYVAGVTAPPGKKMGHAGAIIEGRRGTAESKIKAFEEAGVPVGRTPLEAAELVKRALESRMK